AATTGAATACGTATAAACTACCGTTCCAAGGGAAACGAATAGTAATAATTTTAAAGCAGGTAGTAGCAGTACGGATAGATATTTGTAGCGATTTATGCTGATAACAGGTGTTAAGATAGATTCGATAATTGTAATACGGAAATTAGATTCCTTTCTTTTTGCAGAATCAATGCTAAAATGTTTTCTAGTTATACTTGGAGGTAAGAAGAAGACAAGATTCAATGAAGCTAATATAATTACATGGTAATTTAGGTTAACAAAATTATAGACTAAGAGAAATGCAATCAAAAATATAGCAGTCGATATTCTGTCAGCTATAAGTTGGAGTCTATTCCTATAAAGCTTGTAATAGACAAAAGAAACACCAGAGCTTATGTAAATTGTATTTAGTAAACTTTTTTCAAGAATAAAACTGTAAATAATACTAGAAATGATTACAATAGATAACACTAAGTGTTTAATTAGATTGTTAAATTTGTTAAAATTTGGAAGAGTGTTAATTAAACTATTTTTTGACATTCTGAATTTATAATGTTCAAAAAAAAATAGTGTATAGATACAGATGAAAAAGTGTTTTAATGAATATTGATTTTCAGCATTTACTAATGCAACTAATACGATAAAGAATGAAATAAACAAGAATAGTAAAGCAATATAATCTCTTGCACTTCCAGATTTGAGTAATATCATTAAGCTTTTCATTGTGTTCCTCTAGTTAAAATCGTAATTCAAAATTTTAGATTTGTATTTATAAAAACATAATATAACTATTACTGTTAATAGCGTTAACGTTACTAAGTTATTATAAAATTTTAAGCTTATCGTTGTAAAAATAATTGTAATTATAAACAGAATAAGTGATGAAATAAAGTTTTTGAAGGACTGAGTAACAATGAACCATGACATTACAATTATAGAGCATATTAGAAAGAAAACTATAGAGTAATACCCTAAGTTAGTAATATCACTTATCATAGTAATCTTTGGTATTGATGATATTCCTAGCATTATGAAAGTTGATATTAAAGAATAAACGAAAGTGGAAACTATTATTAGTTTTGTAAATTTCTCTCTGGAAATATTAAATGTTAAGAACAATAATTTTGATCTACTTATTATAAAAGGAGAACCAAAGACTGCGGATATATAAACGAGAAATGAAGTGAAAAAGGAGCTATTAAACTCACTTTCTTTAGTTTGTAAAAGAACTGATATTGTATAAAAAGCTGAAAAACTTAATACAATAGCCACAACCCCTTTTAAAGCTGGGAATATTAAGATTTTTGTGTAGTTTAGTTTTCGATTTCTTGAAAAACTTAATAAACCAGAAAATAGATTTATTATACTTAAATCTTTACCTTCATCAAGAGGTTTTAACTTTTTAAAAAATCTGCTTAAAAACGGGTAAAGTAAAAAAAATATATTTAATGGTATTAGTATGTAGAGTTGATATTTATTATCGATTAGAAAATACCAAAGGATTGAGATTGTAAAAATCAAGGGAAGCAATAATCTTTCATAAAAAAACATAGAGAAAAAATTTCCGAAAAGACAAAAATAACAGAACAGTAAAAAGCTGTAAAGATAATAACTTTGATTGCTTGAAAAGCTAATATCAGCTTGATAGATATAGATTAGAATAATAGCTGATAATATTATCATTGTTATGATTCTTACAAATCTGAATATTTTTTCACTATTTGGTAAACTTAGTATTATCAAATTCTTTTCTGTATTACTAATTAGACTGGAAGCTGAAAGAAGCAATATACTTGGGAAAATGATGATAAAATAATTTGTGTACTCATTTTGAATTAAGCTTGGAAGCATCATCAATATTATGTAAAAGGTTAAAGCGAGGTAATTTTTTAAACTAACAGATTTAAGTGCAATTATTAAACTTTTCATGATTTCTCCAAGAGTTAAAATTTTATCTACTCTTTACAAAGGTGGATGACAATATCCTCAATGCTCATATCATTTAAATAATATTCAAATCTCGATAATTTATCTTTATGGAAATTTTCATTGTAATTTCGAATTATACAATTTACGAAATTCTTTGATTCATCATACTCAATAAAATCATACTCACCTTCCAGAGTTTCTAAAATTGTTTTATCTGTTCCAATACTTACTTTTTTAAATTTATCGGTTATCTCTATAAGTTTTCCATTATAGATTATGTTTCCTTTGCTTAATACGATTAAGTTTTCAGCTGATCTTTCTAGATCTGAAATAATATGAGTGGAGAAAAGTACTGTCTTACCACTTTCAATATTTTCATTCAAAATTTCATCTATAAACTGTCTTCTAGCTAGTGGATCTAAACTGGCTACAGGTTCGTCAAAAATATAGAGTTCAGCGTTGTGAGTCATAGCAACAATGATGGCTAATTTCTGTTTTTGACCTTCTGAAAGTGCTGAAATTCTTTTATTTGTA
This region of Candidatus Delongbacteria bacterium genomic DNA includes:
- a CDS encoding ABC transporter ATP-binding protein encodes the protein MEKIMQTTDLVKRFEGHNALNKVNIEIQKGVITGLVGSNGAGKSTLIKTCLGFLTPTEGSSSIFGEDSMKIGATEKNLIGYVPQTVELFNWMKVKDFVKFALSFYDKPEYEKSVYLIEKWKIDTNKRISALSEGQKQKLAIIVAMTHNAELYIFDEPVASLDPLARRQFIDEILNENIESGKTVLFSTHIISDLERSAENLIVLSKGNIIYNGKLIEITDKFKKVSIGTDKTILETLEGEYDFIEYDESKNFVNCIIRNYNENFHKDKLSRFEYYLNDMSIEDIVIHLCKE